The Streptomyces sp. DG1A-41 genomic sequence GCCGTACCGGTGGCGTTACAAGCGCTGGGCGAAGGCCCTGTCCGCGGCGCCGCTGGCCGCGCTGGCCACCATGGCGTCGCCGGTCGCGGGGCTGTTCGTGGGCCTGGTCGCGGTGGCGCTGTTCCTCCAGAAGCGGCGCCCGGGCGCGTGGGCGCTGGGGCTGGCGCCGAGTGCGGTGGTGGCGATGTCGGCGTGGCTGTTCCCGTTCTCGGGGACGCAGCCGATGACGTACGCCTCGGTGATCCTGCCGCTCACGTACTCGATTCTCGCCTTCGCCCTCGTGCCGAAGGACTGGAGGACAGTCCGGCTGACGGCCGCGGTGTACGGGCTGGGTGTCGTGCTGGTGTGGCTGATCAGCTCCCAGATCGGTTCGAACATCACGCGGCTGGCGATGCTGTTCGCCGGGGTGGTACTGGTCGTCGCGCTGCCGTTCGCGGTGCCGCGCAGCCGCAAGTGGTACGCGATCGTCGTCGCGTTCGTCGGTTTCACCGGGTGGATCGGCTTCAAGACGGTCGACGACGTCGTGCACACGGCCCCGGCGGCGTCCTGGTCGCGCGAGCTGGCGCCGCTGGTGAACGAGTTGCAGGAGGTCGGCGCCGAGAAGGGCCGCGTGGAGGTCGTCCCCGCCCGCTCCCACCGCGAGGCCTCCGCCCTCGCCCCCTACGTCAACCTGGCCCGCGGCTGGAACCGGCAGGCCGACATGGAGCGCAACCCCCTCTTCTACGACGACACGCTCAACTCGGCGAACTACCACGAGTGGCTGAAGCGCTGGGCGGTGCACTACGTGGTGCTGCCGAAGGACGAGCCGGACGGCGACGGGGGTCAGCGGGAGCGGGCGCTGGTGCAGCGCGGGCTGCCGTATCTGACCCAGGTCTGGGGCGACGCCAACTGGCAGCTGTTCAAGGTGGCCGACCCCACCCCGCTGGCCGCGCCGAACGCGGTCGTCGACCGGGCCGAGCAGGGCGA encodes the following:
- a CDS encoding MFS transporter, whose amino-acid sequence is MATAEPTRADDADPGPVSGPRIRLPAAGEGGGRDGREAGASSDSTGSPGSPDSRLRTAVLTLRERMLRHPVLSVTGLAGVLHVVWFFTFANSGGDLAAQDAWAEFVGRHPDSAYNLAWYGGMHPVSYSMVSPYLMSVLGVRTTMMIAGTVSAGLLTLLLLRSRSVRNPLWASLAGVFGLFCNAVSGRVTFGLGMMFALGAVAVVFCWPYRWRYKRWAKALSAAPLAALATMASPVAGLFVGLVAVALFLQKRRPGAWALGLAPSAVVAMSAWLFPFSGTQPMTYASVILPLTYSILAFALVPKDWRTVRLTAAVYGLGVVLVWLISSQIGSNITRLAMLFAGVVLVVALPFAVPRSRKWYAIVVAFVGFTGWIGFKTVDDVVHTAPAASWSRELAPLVNELQEVGAEKGRVEVVPARSHREASALAPYVNLARGWNRQADMERNPLFYDDTLNSANYHEWLKRWAVHYVVLPKDEPDGDGGQRERALVQRGLPYLTQVWGDANWQLFKVADPTPLAAPNAVVDRAEQGEMILQVKKAGRVLIRIPYSPWLSIVDAEGKSLKPPQETEESRRRPEGEPRTYVNVNGCLAETEEDEEGDRWTVLVAPKPGTYHLAAPYQLPRGTPCPEELR